Proteins encoded together in one Rana temporaria chromosome 6, aRanTem1.1, whole genome shotgun sequence window:
- the LOC120942567 gene encoding olfactory receptor 8D4-like, with protein sequence MYFFLGNLAGLDLCCSSVTGPRMLFDLHTKTRNITIMACITQVFCFISFAYSEIFLLAVMSYDRYIAICQPLHYTQIMSWKVCVQLASTVWCLGFTYSLVHTLCALRLSFCGSHIIKSFFCDLPQLFQISCSDIYMNILLIFLSGGFIGVGSLILTIFPYLYIFKTVLKMKVKGKRSKVFSTCTSHLTVVFVFYFSILFNYLRPSTNNHFAADKVVSVFYTTVVPLFNPLIYSLRNQDIRKAFHNVFLQKSLPPST encoded by the coding sequence ATGTATTTCTTCCTTGGGAACCTGGCCGGTTTGGACCTCTGTTGTTCTTCAGTCACCGGCCCCCGAATGTTATTTGACCTTCACACCAAGACAAGAAATATTACAATAATGGCTTGTATAACCCAAGTCTTCTGTTTTATATCCTTTGCCTACTCTGAGATTTTTCTGTTGGCTGTCATGTCCTATGATCGATATATCGCCATTTGTCAgccattacattacacacagatcATGAGTTGGAAAGTGTGTGTACAGTTGGCCTCCACTGTCTGGTGTCTCGGTTTTACCTATTCTTTGGTTCACACACTTTGTGCCTTAAGATTATCATTCTGTGGCTCACATATTATAAAAAGCTTCTTCTGTGACTTGCCCCAGTTGTTTCAGATCTCCTGCAGTGACATCTACATGAACATTCTTCTCATCTTTCTCTCAGGTGGGTTCATTGGAGTTGGGTCTCTGATACTGACCATCTTTCCCTACCTCTATATATTCAAAACTGTCCTGAAAATGAAAGTTAAAGGTAAAAGGAGTAAAGTTTTCTCTACATGTACCTCTCATCTGACTGTGGTCTTCGTATTTTATTTCTCAATTCTTTTTAATTATCTTCGCCCGAGCACTAATAATCATTTTGCTGCTGATAAAGTGGTGTCTGTCTTTTACACCACGGTTGTCCCTCTCTTCAATCCTCTGATCTACAGTCTGAGGAACCAAGATATCAGAAAAGCctttcacaatgtttttttacagaagaGTCTTCCACCTTCCACCTGA
- the LOC120942569 gene encoding olfactory receptor 5B12-like, giving the protein MRNQTIGFVLSGLSDLPSLQLPLFLFFLLIYLLTIIWNLLIISLIVSDSHLHVPMYFFLGNLAGLDLCCSSVTGPRMLFDLLTKTRNITIMACITQVFCFLSFAASEIFLLAVMSYDRYTAICQPLHYSQIMSWKVCVQLASTVWCLGFAYSLVHTLCALRLSFCGSHIIESFFCDLPQLFQISCSDIYTNILLIFLLGGFIGVGSLILTIFPYVYIFKTVLKMKVKGKRSKVFSTCSSHLTVVFVFYFSVFFNYLRPSTNNHFAADKVVSVFYTTIVPLFNPLIYSLRNQDIRKAFHNVFLQKSLPPST; this is encoded by the coding sequence ATGCGGAATCAGACAATTGGATTTGTCCTTTCTGGACTGTCGGACCTTCCCTCTCTTCAGCtccctctgtttttatttttccttctcaTCTACCTTCTGACAATAATCTGGAATCTGCTGATCATCTCCCTCATAGTCTCCGACTCTCACCTCCACGTTCCTATGTATTTCTTCCTTGGGAACCTGGCCGGTTTGGACCTCTGTTGTTCTTCAGTCACCGGCCCCCGAATGTTATTTGACCTTCTCACCAAGACAAGGAATATTACAATAATGGCTTGTATAACCCAAGTCTTCTGCTTTTTATCCTTTGCTGCCTCTGAGATTTTTCTTTTGGCTGTCATGTCCTATGATCGATATACCGCCATTTGtcagccattacattactcacagATCATGAGTTGGAAAGTGTGTGTACAGTTGGCCTCCACTGTCTGGTGTCTTGGTTTTGCCTATTCTTTGGTTCACACACTTTGTGCCTTAAGATTATCATTCTGTGGCTCACATATTATAGAAAGCTTCTTTTGTGACCTGCCCCAGTTGTTTCAGATCTCCTGCAGTGACATCTACACCAACATtcttctcatctttctcttgggtgGGTTCATTGGAGTTGGGTCTCTAATACTGACCATCTTCCCCTATGTCTATATATTCAAAACTGTCCTGAAAATGAAAGTTAAAGGTAAAAGGAGTAAAGTTTTCTCTACATGTAGTTCTCATCTGACTGTGGTCTTCGTATTTTATTtctcagttttttttaattatcttcgCCCGAGCACTAATAATCATTTTGCTGCTGATAAAGTGGTGTCTGTCTTTTACACCACGATTGTCCCTCTCTTCAATCCTCTGATCTACAGTCTGAGGAACCAAGATATCAGAAAAGCctttcacaatgtttttttacagaagaGTCTTCCACCTTCCACCTGA